The genomic stretch GAGATGCCCCCTTATTATCTAATCACAATTTTTGTGTATCACCTATATAAATAGTCTATGCTCTAGAGAAACTCGCAACAAAGGTGAAGTGGCCGCCAAAGATAAGGTCCGATCCGAGCACCAAACAATCTAACACCCTCTACGAGTTCCACTAGGAACGCGGACacaaaacagaagattgtatcGCCCTCAGGCAAGAAGTTTTAAATATGTTGCGGCAAGGACACCTCAAAGAGCTGTTGAGCGACAAGGGTAGGAATAACTTTTCTAGAGGACGTGAACACCAAGGTCCGCCAAAGCCGTCATCACCAGCTCTTACTATCAACACGATCATTGGCGGTAGCGATGACGCCTCCGTCAACGACATTAAATTCACCACCACTCATAAGCTCAAACGATCTATCACCTGCGAACGGTATGACAGAGTTGAAGAAAGTATCATTTTCGACGAGTCAGATATTGACGGTTTGACTTTCCCTTATAATGATTCTCTCATCATTACTTTGCACATTTTAGATACTAATGTCAAACGTATCATGTTGGATGATGGAAGTGGAGCGTGCATTATCCATCCCCGAGTTCTCACCCAAATGAGACTCGAGGACAAGATAGTGTCGCGCTGCATCATGCTAACCGGTTTTAATAATGTAGTTGAACGGATGTCAGGAGAAATTACGCTTCCCATCTTGGCCGACGGCGTAACGCTGGAGACAACATTCCACATCATGGACCAGGCCACTACGTACAACGCCAAAGTAGAACGACCGTGTATACATCCCATGAGAGCCATCCCCTCGAGCTTATACCAAGTAATCAAATTCCCAGCACCTTGGGTGATATTCAGCATACGAGGAGAACAACGGACGATCTCGGAAAACTACTGCATCACCTTAGATGGAACAACAACCCAacagaaaatatataaggaaaaggAGGCATAACAATCAATAAGGTCATCATGGATCCCGAGATGGTCGAAGCCGCGGACTCGACCGTAGAGGACCTCGACCCCATTCAATTAAACCCAAGCGATTGTAGCAAAAAGGCCTACATCAGCTGCAAACTCTGAGAATCAAGTAAATTTAGTCAATTCTTAATAACTAATATAGACTTGTTTGCCTTTAGCCATGCAGATATACCGGGCATCCCCAAAGATATATCCATATATAAACTAAACATTGACCTATTATACCCACTAATAAATTAGGTCAGGCATAAATTCAGTCCAGCTATCAACGATGCCATCCACGAGGAAGTGGAGAAACTGTTAGAAATTGGCACAATCAGGGAGTTGAAGTACCCCAAATGGATCGCCACGTAGTGATTGTCAAAAATAAAATTGGTAAATGGAGAATGTGCGTGGATTTCACAAACTTAAACAAAGCATGTCCGAAGGATTTGTTCCCGTTACCACATATCGACCAACTCATCAACGCAACAACCTAGCACGAGTTTTTGAGTTTCTGGGATGCGTACTCATGCTATAACCAGATACGTATGGAAGAAGAGGACCAAGAGAAAACCATGTTCATCACCCACCAAGGAACATATTGTTACAAAGTCATACCATTTGAGCTGAAGAACATAGGGGCTTCAAATCAAATGTTGGTCACGAAGATGTTTAAAGATCAGCTGGGCAAGACTATGGAAGTATATATCGATGACATACTAGTCAAGTCCATAAAGGCAGAGGACCATATCGACCATTTGAAGGGAGTTTTCAACATACTAAGATAGTACGTAATGAAACTAAACCCAGAGAAATGAACGTTTGGTGTAGCCTCTGGAACTTTCTTGGGTTTCTTAGTATCACAACGGGGAATCAAGGTCAACCCAAACCAAATCAAAGCTATCGAAGGGACACCGGAACTCCTGACTACCAAGAACCAAGTCCAAAGGTTGACTGGTCGAATCGCCGCCTTATCGAGATTCATCTCGCGGTCGTCTGGTAGATGTCACAAATTTTTGGGCATGCTCAAAAAAACAAAGGCCTCAAGTGGACACCCGAATGCGTACAAGCTCTGCGAGAACTGAAGGTGTATCTATCATTACCACCTCTGCTTTCATAGCCCGAACCCGGGGAACATATCCTCGTCTACCTGGCCATCTTCAAAGTAGAAGTAAGTGCAGTCCTGATTTGAGAAATTAAAGGTATGCAATCTTCCatctattacattagcaaaacaCTCGTCGACCCCGAGACGAGGTACCCACACCTCAAGAAACTAGCACTGGCACTAGTCATATCTTCACGAAAGCTTACAACCTATTTCCAATGCCACCTTATCTCAGTTGTTACCACCTTTACCCTAAGAGGAATTTTGTATAAACCCGAGCTATCATGTAAAATAATGCCTAAAGTCAAGAAGAAAGCCGTCCAAACCTCTCTCCAAACACAGGACCTCTAGGTCATGTACACCGGTGGTGCATCCAACACATCCGGATCCGGACTACGACTCATACTTGAAGTCCCTATCGGCGAATTAATTTGCCAGTCCATAAGATACCCAgctatgactaacaatgaggccgagtatgaggccgtaattgcaggATTGAGTCAAGCACTCAAGTATGGGGAAAAGTAGTTAAAACTCCATTGTGAATCCCAACTCGTAGTCAACCAAGTTATAGGggctttccaaatcaaagaacaaagaTAGCAAAAAATATCATACCGAGATCTGTAAACTGCTGCTCGAATTCGACGAATGTCAGCTCGACTAGATCCCGCGTGCACAGAATGCTGAAACAGATGAGCTCTCTAAATTTGCCGCACCTACCTAAAGCATCACGACTGGGGATAAATTTCACGATCGATGagccgcgacgggcacctggtaccttactcaaccgagtaccaacgtaacatatctttcgtaTAATATTATCATAGGTAAACGAAACGGAAAGGCTGCTGTGAGATAACTAGAGGGAAACATGAGAGAACACTcgacataggacgacccaacgtgtaatacaaacttatacatatgaca from Nicotiana sylvestris chromosome 12, ASM39365v2, whole genome shotgun sequence encodes the following:
- the LOC104244955 gene encoding uncharacterized protein, which produces MLRQGHLKELLSDKGRNNFSRGREHQGPPKPSSPALTINTIIGGSDDASVNDIKFTTTHKLKRSITCERYDRVEESIIFDESDIDGLTFPYNDSLIITLHILDTNVKRIMLDDGSGACIIHPRVLTQMRLEDKIVSRCIMLTGFNNVVERMSGEITLPILADGVTLETTFHIMDQATTYNAKVRHKFSPAINDAIHEEVEKLLEIGTIRELKYPKWIAT